CAGACAGGCTGTTTCTCTTACCAATGTGGAGATTGCGATAAGCCCAATGAGGATAAAAAAGAAGATATTTTTCCTGGTATCCAGAAATTTCAGTGTTAAAAACACACCTGTCAGATAGCAGAAAAGGGCAATAGTATCACAGTTTGTTGGTGCATACTGAGTTATTACGATAAAAAAAACAGATAAAAGGTGGATAATTCTTCTTGCATTAAGGTTTAGCAGAAGTCCTGTGGATTTCAGTTTAAATACAGCATTTAAGATCAGGGAGCATCCAATGAAAAACACACTATTCATCAGGAAAAGCCCATGGTAGAACGGCGTTCCGTTTTTGGACAAAAAATCTTTAAAGAAAGAAAAGGGACCATTGATCAGATCATACATTAAATCTGTCATCTGCACACTCAGGTAATTGGGAATCACTCTGTAGGCGTATACCGAGGAAAATAAAAAGTCAGGCGTTGTTTCTGATGTTTTCAGTCTTGTATACGAAGATTCAAATCCATAATAAGACATGGCAAACAACAGAAGCGGAAGTACTATTACAAATAGAAATCCGTTTATTTTTTCATCATTTCTTTTCAACATATCTAAAACAGATTCTTATTTTTTAATAATAATTGTTATTTAAAATACATTTTTTTAAAGGGGAACTTTTGCAAAAGTAGAATATTTTTTCATTCTTCCTAGAATATTTTATTGATTTTCAGTCAAAACTTATCTCTAACTATTTTGAACTAATGCTTAAAAAATTAAATTTGCAGACTTGATTTACATGCAATGCATCGTTTTTTTATATTTTTATATTATCTGATTTCCAGAAATAAAATCCTATCTGTACTTACAGCCTTAGGAATTGCTGTTTTATGCCTGTTTTTTGCATCAAAGATCAATTTTGAGGAAGACATCAATCAGATCATTCCTAAAAATGAAAAATCTGATCTTACGGCAAAGGTTCTTAAGCAGCTTAATTTTTCGGATAAGATCATCGTTATTATTGAGAATAAATCCGGTGAAGACAGTTTTCAGCTTTCTGAAACGGCAGACACTTTTTTGCAGAAAATAGAGCCTCTACAAAAGTATATAGGTTCCGTTCAGGGTAAAGTGAATGATAATGAGATTTCGGAAACATTTGATTTCGTCAGCCAAAACTTACCTTTATTCCTTAATGAAAATGATTATAAGGAAATTGACCGCAAACTTCAGAAAGACAGTATTGCCAAACAGGTAGAGAATAATTATATTTCACTGGTTTCTCCAACTAGTCTTGTTACCAAGGAGTTTATCAAAAAAGATCCTCTGGGGCTTACTTTTTTGGGAATTAAAAAACTGAATGCATTAAACATCAGCAAAGATTTCAAGCTTGAAGACAGCTATATTGTAACCAAAGACGGAAAGAACCTGTTACTTTTTATTGATCCAAAGAATAAAAGTAATGACACGAAAGCCAATGAGGTTTTTGTAGATCAGCTCAACTTAATAAAAGACGGCATTAATAAACAGTTTAAGGGAAAAACAGAGATCAGCTATTTCGGTTCTCCGGTGATTGCTGTAGCCAATGCCAAACAGATCAAAAAAGATATTCAGAATACGGTAGTGATTTCTATGACAGTTCTTCTGATTCTTCTGATCTATTATTTCAGGAATTTCTTTACACCCATCATCGTCTTTTTACCAACAGTATTTTCTGTACTGCTTGCTCTACTCGTCCTTTATTTTATTAAAGATAAAATTTCAGCAATTTCATTAAGTGTAGGAGCCATTCTGATTGGAATTACAATAGATTACGCCCTGCATATTCTTACCCATTATAAGCATAACAATAATATTGAAGAGCTTTATAAAGAAATCACCCAGCCTATTATACTGAGCAGCGCAACAACAGCTGTTTCCTTCCTGTGTCTGGTTTTTGTACGTTCTGAAGCGTTGAAAGATCTGGGACTTTTTGCTGCTATCACCGTTATTCTTTCTTCAATTTCAGCATTGATTATTGTTCCTCAGCTCTATAAGCCTAAAGAAAAAGGAGAACACCTCAATACGAATTTCATCGACAGAATAGGGTCTTATCCTTACGAGAAAAACAAGCCTCTGATTATAGGATGTTCTATTATCATTCTTGCCTGTCTGTTCGGATTCAGGCATGTAGGTTTTAATGAGGACATTGGTGATCTTAATTATATTCCAAAAGACTTGAAAATCAGTGAAGCCAAACTGCAGAAGCTTTCTGATATAACTTCAAAATCTATTTACACCATCTCTTATGGAAATTCCGAAGAGCAGGCATTAACCAGAAATTCTGAACTGAGCAGCTTCCTTGAAAAAGAGAAAAAAGAAGGTAAAATATTAAGCTACAATTCTATTGGAAGCGTCGTCCTTTCAGAAAAGGATCAGCAAAAAAAGATTGAACAATGGAACAGCTTCTGGAATGATTCTAAGAAGAACCAGACTATTTCCGAGCTGATCAGTAATGGAAACAAATTTGGATTCAATGGTTCAGCTTTTGACAACTTCAATGAAGTTTTGCATAAAAATTACACTGCATTAAACCTGAAAGATTACGAAAAGATAAAGGCTCTACAGATCTCAGAATTCATGAGTAGCGAAAATGGTTTTTATACGGTTTCCAATGTGGTAAAAGTAGATGAAAATAAAAGAGATGCTTTCATCAAAGATATTGAGAAGAAGCATGATGCCATTGCTATTGACCGCCAGCAGATGAACGAAAATTTCCTCGGCTTGCTGAAGAGGGACTTCAATACGCTGATCAATTATTCTCTTTTAGCAATTGTCCTGACAATTATTGTGTTTTTCAGAAATCTTGAACTCACAATTCTTACCATGTTCCCGATTGTTTTAACGGGAATTGTAACAGCGGGGATACTTTATTTCTTAGGATTAGAGTTAAATATTTTCAGTACTGTAGTATGTACATTGGTATTTGGAGTGGGAGATGATTTCAGTATCTTTCTCACACAGGCTATGCAAAAAGAACACACAACAGGCAAAAATGAACTACCCACCTATAGAACATCCATTATTCTTGCGGTTTTCACTACTATTCTTTCCATTGGGTCTCTGATTTTCGCCAAGCATCCGGCCCTGCATTCTTTAGCATTAGTGGCCCTTATCGGAATGTTTTCTGTTATTATTATTACTTCTACCTTATATCCCTTTTGGTTCAGATTATTCATTACCAATCGTGCAAAAAAAGGTCTTTCTCCCATTACTTTCAGGCTGTTTTTACGGGCTGTATTTTCGTTTTTATATTACGGCTTGGGAGGATTGGTGTTCTCAGCTTTCGGAAGTTTGTTTATTAAAAATGCCAAAGGAAAAACCTTGGACATCATCAAACTGATTCTGGCTAAGTTCTTAACATCGGTACTTTATTTAACACCTTTTGTAAAGAAAAGGGTTATCAGAAATACCGCTGAAGATTTCAGCAAACCGGCTGTTATTATTGCCAATCACACTTCTTTCTTAGATACCCTGGCCATTGCCATGGCTACCCACAAAATCATCTATCTGGTGAATGACTGGGTATATGAATCTCCTGTTTTCGGAAAACTGGTAAAAGCACTGGGTTTCTATCCGGTTTCACAGGGAATTGAGAATGGAATGGATAAGCTGAAAGAAAAAATTGCACAGGGATATTCCCTAGTTGTTTTCCCTGAAGCAGAACGCTCGTATACCAATGATGTGAAAAGATTCCATAAAGGAGCGTTTTATCTTGCAGAGCAATTTGGGCTGGACGTCCTTCCGCTTTACATTCATGGCAATTCTGAGGTATTACCAAAGGGAGACTTTATTATTTATGATGGAAGCATTACTGTAAAAGTAGGCAGCAGGATCAGCAAAGACGATATGAGTTTTGGCAAGAACTATTCTGAAAGAACAAAGAAGATCAATGCGTATTTCAGAGAAGAGTTTGCTAAACTGAGAGAAGAGATCGAGGATGAAAATTATTTCAAAAAGAAACTGTTCCTGAGCTATCTTTATAAAGACAGCGAAGTGGTAAAAGAAGTAAAAGAAGACTTCAACACCAAAAAATCAGTATATTTCGAACTGAATAAGCATATTTCCAATGAAGCCAACATCCTTCATATGGCCGATGATTTCGGACAGAAAGATGCTTTATTGACTTTATATCAGGCTAGCCGAAGAATTTTTTCTCTGATAAAAGATGATGAAAAAAGAGCAATAGCAGCACATGGCTATCTGGTAAAAAGAAGAAAGATACAGTATATAAAAGACCTTTCAGAAGTGACTAAAAAGATTGATGTTCTTTTGATCTCACATGATCATTTTAGCTTCAAGGATATTCAGGTTCTTCCTGAGACCATCATTTTTGTCAATACAAAGAATGCTTCGTTTGAAAATGAGAATTATACGCTGAAATTTAGTTCTGAATCATTAAAAGTATTTAAAACTAAATAATAAATATGAAAAACATATTTTTGTAAACGCTAAAGAAAACTAATGAAGAAAAATATACTTGTCATATATTATTCACAAACCGGACAACTCGAAGATATCGTGAGAAATATAGCCCAACCTTTTGAAGCTAAAAAGGAGGCTTACGATATTACGTATTACAACATTCAGCTAAAGGAAGATTTTCCTTTTCCCTGGCCAGGTGATGTTTTTTTCAACACCTTTCCAGAGTCTTATTTACAGATTCCAAAAGAAATTCTGCCTCCTTCGGAAGAAATTCTGAGCAAAAAGTATGACCTTATCCTTTTCGGGTATCAGGTATGGTATCTCACACCATCCATTCCTATCATTTCATTTTTAAAGAGTGGTTACGCAGAACGCATCCTTAAAGATACACCTGTAGTCACCATCTCCGGAACCAGAAATATGTGGATGCTCTCCCAGGAAAAATTAAAGGTATACTTAAGAGATTTACATGCAAAACTTGTGGGGAATATTGCATTGGTAGACAGACACGACAATTATACCAGTGTATTAACCATTCTTCGATGGCTT
This DNA window, taken from Chryseobacterium viscerum, encodes the following:
- a CDS encoding MMPL family transporter, coding for MHRFFIFLYYLISRNKILSVLTALGIAVLCLFFASKINFEEDINQIIPKNEKSDLTAKVLKQLNFSDKIIVIIENKSGEDSFQLSETADTFLQKIEPLQKYIGSVQGKVNDNEISETFDFVSQNLPLFLNENDYKEIDRKLQKDSIAKQVENNYISLVSPTSLVTKEFIKKDPLGLTFLGIKKLNALNISKDFKLEDSYIVTKDGKNLLLFIDPKNKSNDTKANEVFVDQLNLIKDGINKQFKGKTEISYFGSPVIAVANAKQIKKDIQNTVVISMTVLLILLIYYFRNFFTPIIVFLPTVFSVLLALLVLYFIKDKISAISLSVGAILIGITIDYALHILTHYKHNNNIEELYKEITQPIILSSATTAVSFLCLVFVRSEALKDLGLFAAITVILSSISALIIVPQLYKPKEKGEHLNTNFIDRIGSYPYEKNKPLIIGCSIIILACLFGFRHVGFNEDIGDLNYIPKDLKISEAKLQKLSDITSKSIYTISYGNSEEQALTRNSELSSFLEKEKKEGKILSYNSIGSVVLSEKDQQKKIEQWNSFWNDSKKNQTISELISNGNKFGFNGSAFDNFNEVLHKNYTALNLKDYEKIKALQISEFMSSENGFYTVSNVVKVDENKRDAFIKDIEKKHDAIAIDRQQMNENFLGLLKRDFNTLINYSLLAIVLTIIVFFRNLELTILTMFPIVLTGIVTAGILYFLGLELNIFSTVVCTLVFGVGDDFSIFLTQAMQKEHTTGKNELPTYRTSIILAVFTTILSIGSLIFAKHPALHSLALVALIGMFSVIIITSTLYPFWFRLFITNRAKKGLSPITFRLFLRAVFSFLYYGLGGLVFSAFGSLFIKNAKGKTLDIIKLILAKFLTSVLYLTPFVKKRVIRNTAEDFSKPAVIIANHTSFLDTLAIAMATHKIIYLVNDWVYESPVFGKLVKALGFYPVSQGIENGMDKLKEKIAQGYSLVVFPEAERSYTNDVKRFHKGAFYLAEQFGLDVLPLYIHGNSEVLPKGDFIIYDGSITVKVGSRISKDDMSFGKNYSERTKKINAYFREEFAKLREEIEDENYFKKKLFLSYLYKDSEVVKEVKEDFNTKKSVYFELNKHISNEANILHMADDFGQKDALLTLYQASRRIFSLIKDDEKRAIAAHGYLVKRRKIQYIKDLSEVTKKIDVLLISHDHFSFKDIQVLPETIIFVNTKNASFENENYTLKFSSESLKVFKTK
- a CDS encoding dialkylrecorsinol condensing enzyme DarA, whose product is MKKNILVIYYSQTGQLEDIVRNIAQPFEAKKEAYDITYYNIQLKEDFPFPWPGDVFFNTFPESYLQIPKEILPPSEEILSKKYDLILFGYQVWYLTPSIPIISFLKSGYAERILKDTPVVTISGTRNMWMLSQEKLKVYLRDLHAKLVGNIALVDRHDNYTSVLTILRWLTTGQKEKSGMLPAAGVSNEEITGSVKYGEIIERHFNNNDLNNLQPELVKNGAIEIRPFLVRVEKVGNKIFTVWSNLIIKKKEKRPLLIKFFKVYLMAAIWIISPVVLVLHLLTTPIFWFKRQKQKRYLQGINLK